The Thermoclostridium stercorarium subsp. stercorarium DSM 8532 genome contains a region encoding:
- a CDS encoding ABC transporter ATP-binding protein has protein sequence MSAKKVPKGTIKKVLSYVSKYRLFIVLSLFLTFINVLLTLYIPLLFGNIIDLIIGTGQVKFGGIRHGLLKAGILSVVCAGAQLIANMINNRITFNTARDIRNDIFSKINVLPLEYIDRHPVGETVSRMVSDVEQFSDGLLMGFTQLFSGVLTIIGTLVFMLRINWKIALVVVFLTPLSMFVARFIANHTYKFFSEQSQIRAELTGIINEVTGNLKTVKAFNREKAELQRFDETNKRLEKVSLKAIFYSSITNPATRFVNAIVYAAVAFVGAMDVISPDTVLTVGMLTSVLSYANQYTKPFNEISGVIAEFQNALACAARIFEILEQPPEIPDAPDAKILENPEGNIDINSVSFSYDKNREFIKDLNVSVKKGQKIAIVGPTGCGKTTLINLLMRFYDVDKGSICVDGTDIRNVTRHSLRSCFGMVLQDTWLKPGTVRENIAFGKPDATDDEIIAAAKQAYSYSFIKRLPDGLDTFIGEDGGSLSEGQKQLLCITRVMLALPPMLILDEATSSIDVNTEMRINKAFDKLMQGRTSFIVAHRLSTVLDADKILVMNNGRIVETGTHEELLKKGGFYAKLFNSSFC, from the coding sequence GTGTCGGCTAAAAAGGTTCCCAAAGGCACAATTAAAAAAGTACTGTCTTATGTTTCCAAATACAGATTATTCATCGTACTGTCATTATTCCTGACCTTTATAAATGTCCTTTTAACTCTGTACATTCCTCTGCTTTTCGGAAATATTATAGATTTAATCATCGGCACGGGTCAGGTGAAGTTCGGCGGCATAAGGCACGGCCTGCTGAAAGCGGGTATTCTTTCAGTTGTGTGCGCCGGCGCTCAGCTTATTGCAAATATGATTAATAACCGTATCACATTCAACACCGCCAGGGATATCAGGAATGATATTTTCAGTAAAATCAACGTGCTTCCCCTCGAATACATTGACAGGCATCCCGTCGGCGAGACCGTAAGCCGCATGGTATCCGATGTTGAGCAGTTTTCTGACGGTCTTCTTATGGGATTTACACAGCTTTTTTCAGGCGTGCTTACAATAATCGGAACGCTTGTTTTTATGCTCAGGATTAACTGGAAAATCGCCCTCGTTGTGGTATTTCTTACTCCGCTTTCAATGTTTGTGGCAAGATTTATAGCAAACCACACCTATAAGTTTTTCAGCGAACAGTCCCAAATAAGGGCCGAACTGACCGGAATAATAAATGAAGTCACCGGGAATCTTAAAACCGTTAAGGCTTTCAACAGGGAGAAAGCCGAACTGCAACGTTTTGATGAAACAAACAAACGGCTTGAAAAGGTTTCGCTAAAGGCGATATTTTATTCTTCAATTACAAACCCTGCCACCCGCTTTGTGAACGCAATTGTCTATGCCGCCGTTGCATTCGTCGGGGCAATGGACGTCATTTCCCCCGATACAGTTCTGACCGTCGGCATGCTTACAAGTGTTCTGAGTTACGCAAACCAGTACACAAAACCTTTTAATGAAATTTCGGGCGTTATAGCCGAATTCCAGAATGCTCTTGCATGTGCCGCGAGGATATTTGAAATTTTGGAGCAGCCTCCTGAAATTCCTGACGCACCTGATGCTAAAATTCTGGAAAACCCCGAAGGGAACATAGATATTAATTCGGTTAGCTTTTCCTACGACAAAAACAGAGAGTTTATAAAGGATTTGAACGTAAGCGTAAAGAAGGGACAGAAGATTGCCATCGTCGGCCCAACTGGCTGTGGCAAAACCACGCTGATAAACCTTCTGATGCGTTTTTATGACGTTGACAAAGGAAGTATTTGCGTCGACGGAACCGATATACGGAACGTTACAAGGCATTCCCTCCGTTCATGCTTCGGCATGGTGCTTCAGGATACATGGCTCAAACCGGGTACAGTACGTGAAAATATCGCTTTCGGCAAACCCGATGCCACCGACGACGAAATAATAGCCGCCGCGAAACAGGCTTATTCATATTCATTTATAAAACGTCTTCCCGACGGTCTTGACACGTTTATAGGCGAAGACGGGGGTTCCCTTTCCGAAGGACAGAAACAGCTTCTGTGTATTACCCGCGTAATGCTTGCGCTGCCACCAATGCTGATACTTGACGAAGCGACGTCGTCTATTGACGTGAACACCGAAATGCGCATTAACAAAGCCTTCGATAAACTAATGCAGGGAAGAACAAGCTTCATTGTTGCTCATCGTCTGTCAACGGTGCTTGACGCCGATAAAATACTTGTAATGAACAACGGCAGAATTGTTGAAACCGGGACTCACGAAGAATTGTTAAAAAAAGGCGGATTCTATGCAAAACTGTTCAACAGCAGTTTCTGCTGA
- a CDS encoding metal-dependent transcriptional regulator, with amino-acid sequence MSKLTFTMENYLEAIYELSSENTGVRISDISERLGVSKASVNSAMATLAEKGLVINEKYKEVYLTPAGLEKAKQTSLKHQTIQKFLIEVLNVDREIADRDACHIEHVISNESIEAMKKFMASYNVSSKAEENRKK; translated from the coding sequence ATGTCAAAACTCACTTTCACAATGGAAAATTACCTTGAAGCAATATATGAGCTTTCCAGCGAAAATACAGGCGTCAGGATTTCTGACATCTCTGAGCGGCTCGGCGTTTCAAAGGCGAGCGTAAACAGCGCAATGGCAACACTTGCAGAAAAAGGTCTTGTGATTAACGAAAAATACAAGGAAGTCTATTTAACGCCCGCCGGCCTTGAAAAGGCCAAACAAACCTCTCTGAAGCATCAGACAATCCAGAAATTCCTGATTGAGGTTTTAAATGTGGACAGGGAAATCGCCGACAGGGATGCGTGTCATATAGAACACGTAATAAGCAATGAGTCGATTGAGGCAATGAAAAAGTTTATGGCATCCTATAATGTTTCTTCAAAAGCTGAAGAAAACCGTAAAAAATAA
- a CDS encoding FeoA family protein, with protein MMPLTMAKTGEKNHIKKIGGKEEVKKFLEHLGFVVGGDVTVISEMAGNLIVNVKDSRIAISREMASKIIV; from the coding sequence ATGATGCCGTTAACAATGGCAAAGACCGGTGAAAAAAATCACATAAAAAAAATAGGCGGCAAGGAAGAAGTCAAAAAATTCCTTGAGCACTTGGGGTTCGTGGTAGGCGGTGACGTTACCGTCATCAGCGAAATGGCAGGAAACCTGATTGTAAACGTAAAAGACTCAAGAATTGCCATCAGTCGTGAAATGGCAAGCAAAATAATCGTGTAA
- a CDS encoding FeoA family protein: protein MQTLREAKCGQTVTVVKITGEGATKRRIMDMGITKGTQIYIRKVAPLGDPVEVTVRGYELSIRKADAEIILVE, encoded by the coding sequence ATGCAGACACTCAGAGAAGCTAAATGCGGTCAGACCGTCACGGTGGTTAAAATAACCGGTGAAGGCGCGACCAAACGCAGAATAATGGACATGGGCATAACAAAAGGAACTCAGATTTACATACGAAAAGTTGCACCTCTCGGCGATCCTGTGGAAGTTACCGTACGCGGGTATGAACTGTCAATTCGGAAAGCCGACGCTGAAATAATTCTGGTTGAGTAG